The following are encoded together in the Heliangelus exortis chromosome 15, bHelExo1.hap1, whole genome shotgun sequence genome:
- the UNC5A gene encoding netrin receptor UNC5A isoform X2: MGARPRRRRAPAAAATAAAAAPGPLGALLATVLFAAAGAQQSATVANPVSGASLDLLPHFQLEPEDVYIVKNKAVSLACRATPATQIYFKCNGEWVHQGDHITQHSTDRSTGLPVMEVRIEVTRQQVEKIFGLEEYWCQCVAWSSSGTTKSQKAFVRIAYLRKNFEQEPTAREVSIEQGIVLPCRPPEGIPPAEVEWLRNEELVDPELDANVYVTPEHSLVLRQARLADTANYTCVAKNIVARRRSTSAAITVYVDGAWSEWSKWSVCGTECTHWRSRECSEPAPRNGGRDCHGPELDTRNCTSELCSHAAPGADDVALYVGLVAVAVCLVLLLLVGVLVYCRKKGGLDADVADSSILTAGFQPVSIKPSKADNPSLLTIQPDLSTTTMTYQGSLCPRQDGPAKLQLPNGHLLSPLGAGRHTLHHSSPAAEGADFVARLSTQSYFRSLPRGTTNMAYGTFNFLGGRLMIPNTGISLLIPPDAIPRGKIYEVYLTLHKQEEVRLPLAGCQTLLSPIVSCGPPGVLLTRPAILAMGHCVEASAENWSIRLKKQSCEGTWEDVLQLGAEPCTELYYCQLEAQACYIFTEQLGRFALVGESLSMAASKRLKLVLFAPAACPSLEYNIRVYCLSDTQDVLKEVIQLEKQLGGQLIGAPRVLHFKDSYHNLRLSIHDMPSSLWKSKLLASYQEIPFYHIWSGLQPFLHCTFTLERLSPSTCELACKIWVWQVEGDGQSFTVNFNIAKDTRFSDWLVPDSEVGAPALVGPSAFKIPFLIRQKIISSLDPPGTRGADWRMLAQKLNLDSHLSFFASKSSPTAMILNLWEARHFPNGNLSQLAAAVAEVGKQDSALFAVSEAEC; encoded by the exons CACTCGGTGCCCTGCTCGCCACTGTCCTCTTCGCCGCTGCCG GTGCTCAGCAAAGCGCAACTGTGGCCAACCCAGTGTCTGGAGCATCCCTGGACCTGCTGCCGCACTTCCAGCTGGAGCCAGAGGACGTCTACATTGTGAAGAACAAGGCAGTGAGCCTGGCCTGCCGTGCCACCCCTGCCACCCAGATCTACTTCAAATGCAATGGCGAGTGGGTGCACCAGGGTGACCACATCACGCAGCACAGTACCGACCGCAGCACTG ggctgccGGTGATGGAGGTGCGCATTGAGGTGACCCGCCAGCAAGTGGAGAAGATTTTTGGGCTGGAGGAGTACTGGTGCCAGTGTGTGGCTTGGAGCTCCTCTGGCACCACCAAGAGTCAGAAAGCCTTCGTGCGCATCGCCT aTCTGCGCAAGAATTTTGAGCAGGAGCCAACAGCCAGAGAGGTCTCCATTGAGCAGGGCATTGTGCTGCCATGCCGCCCTCCTGAGGGCATCCCCCCAGCTGAG GTGGAGTGGTTGCGCAATGAGGAGCTGGTGGACCCAGAGCTGGATGCCAACGTCTACGTAACACCAGAGCACAGCCTGGTTCTGAGGCAGGCCCGCCTGGCCGACACTGCCAACTACACCTGCGTGGCCAAAAACATCGTGGCCCGTCGCCgcagcacctctgctgccaTCACCGTCTATG TGGATGGTGCCTGGTCAGAGTGGAGCAAGTGGTCGGTGTGTGGAACCGAATGCACCCACTGGCGGAGCCGGGAGTGCTCAGAGCCAGCGCCACGCAATGGGGGCCGGGATTGCCACGGCCCTGAGCTGGACACCCGCAACTGcacctctgagctctgcagccacg CTGCCCCTGGTGCAGATGACGTAGCACTGTACGTGGGGCTGGTGGCTGTGGCCGtgtgcctggtgctgctgctgctggtgggggtGCTGGTGTACTGCCGTAAGAAGGGGGGCCTGGACGCTGATGTGGCTGACTCGTCCATCCTCACTGCTGGCTTCCAGCCTGTCAGTATCAAGCCCAGCAAGGCCG ACAACCCCAGCCTGCTcaccatccagcctgacctcagcaccaccaccatGACCTACCAGGGCTCGCTCTGCCCACGCCAGGATGGCCCTGCCAAGCTCCAGCTGCCAAATGGGCACCTGCTGAGCCCACTGGGTGCCGGGCGGCACACGCTGCACCACAGCTCACCTGCTGCTGAGGGGGCTGACTTCGTGGCCCGGCTCTCCACCCAGAGCTACTTTCGCTCCCTGCCCCGTGGAACCACCAACATGGCCTACGGCACCTTCAACTTCCTGGGGGGGAGGCTCATGATCCCCAACACAG GGATCAGCTTGCTCATTCCACCTGATGCAATCCCACGGGGGAAGATCTATGAGGTCTACCTGACACTGCACaagcaggaggaggtgag GCTGCCCCTGGCTGGCTGTCAGACACTGCTGAGCCCCATCGTCAGCTGTGGCCCTCCTGGGGTCCTCCTCACCCGCCCTGCCATCCTGGCCATGGGTCATTGCGTGGAGGCCAGCGCTGAGAACTGGAGCATCCGGCTGAAGAAGCAGTCGTGCGAGGGCACGTGGGAG gatgtgctgcagctgggcGCCGAGCCGTGCACAGAGCTCTACTACTGCCAGCTGGAAGCTCAGGCTTGCTACATCTTCACGGAGCAGCTGGGGCGCTTCGCCCTGGTGGGGGAATCCCTCAGCATGGCGGCCTCCAAGCGCCTCAAGCTGGTCCTGTTCGCGCCAGCCGCCTGCCCCTCTCTGGAGTACAACATCCGTGTCTACTGCCTCAGTGACACCCAGGATGTCCTCAAG gaggtgatccagctggagaagcagctgggggGGCAGCTGATCGGAGCCCCCCGGGTGCTGCACTTCAAGGACAGCTACCACAACCTGCGCCTCTCCATCCACGACATGCCCAGCTCCCTCTGGAAGAGCAAACTCCTTGCCAGCTATCAG GAGATCCCTTTCTACCACATCTGGAGCGGGCTGCAGCCCTTCCTGCACTGCACCTTCACCCTGGAGCGCCTGAGCCCCAGCACCTGTGAACTGGCCTGCAAGATCTGGGTCTGGCAGGTGGAGGGCGATGGGCAGAGCTTCACTGTCAACTTCAACATTGCCAAG GACACGAGGTTTTCAGACTGGCTGGTTCCTGACAGTGAGGTGGGCGCCCCAGCTCTGGTGGGCCCCAGTGCCTTCAAGATCCCCTTCCTCATCCGCCAGAAGATCATCAGCAGCCTGGACCCCCCAGGCACCCGGGGAGCTGACTGGAGGATGCTGGCCCAGAAGCTCAACCTTGACAG CCATCTCAGCTTCTTCGCCTCCAAGTCCAGCCCCACGGCCATGATCCTCAACCTGTGGGAAGCACGGCACTTCCCCAATGGCAACCTCTCCCAGCTGGCCGCCGCTGTGGCTGAGGTGGGCAAGCAGGACAGTGCCCTCTTTGCCGTCTCCGAGGCTGAGTGCTGA
- the UNC5A gene encoding netrin receptor UNC5A isoform X1: MGARPRRRRAPAAAATAAAAAPGPLGALLATVLFAAAGAQQSATVANPVSGASLDLLPHFQLEPEDVYIVKNKAVSLACRATPATQIYFKCNGEWVHQGDHITQHSTDRSTGLPVMEVRIEVTRQQVEKIFGLEEYWCQCVAWSSSGTTKSQKAFVRIAYLRKNFEQEPTAREVSIEQGIVLPCRPPEGIPPAEVEWLRNEELVDPELDANVYVTPEHSLVLRQARLADTANYTCVAKNIVARRRSTSAAITVYVNGGWSTWTQWSGCSTSCGRGWQKRSRTCTNPTPLNGGAFCEGQNVQKTACTTLCPVDGAWSEWSKWSVCGTECTHWRSRECSEPAPRNGGRDCHGPELDTRNCTSELCSHAAPGADDVALYVGLVAVAVCLVLLLLVGVLVYCRKKGGLDADVADSSILTAGFQPVSIKPSKADNPSLLTIQPDLSTTTMTYQGSLCPRQDGPAKLQLPNGHLLSPLGAGRHTLHHSSPAAEGADFVARLSTQSYFRSLPRGTTNMAYGTFNFLGGRLMIPNTGISLLIPPDAIPRGKIYEVYLTLHKQEEVRLPLAGCQTLLSPIVSCGPPGVLLTRPAILAMGHCVEASAENWSIRLKKQSCEGTWEDVLQLGAEPCTELYYCQLEAQACYIFTEQLGRFALVGESLSMAASKRLKLVLFAPAACPSLEYNIRVYCLSDTQDVLKEVIQLEKQLGGQLIGAPRVLHFKDSYHNLRLSIHDMPSSLWKSKLLASYQEIPFYHIWSGLQPFLHCTFTLERLSPSTCELACKIWVWQVEGDGQSFTVNFNIAKDTRFSDWLVPDSEVGAPALVGPSAFKIPFLIRQKIISSLDPPGTRGADWRMLAQKLNLDSHLSFFASKSSPTAMILNLWEARHFPNGNLSQLAAAVAEVGKQDSALFAVSEAEC, translated from the exons CACTCGGTGCCCTGCTCGCCACTGTCCTCTTCGCCGCTGCCG GTGCTCAGCAAAGCGCAACTGTGGCCAACCCAGTGTCTGGAGCATCCCTGGACCTGCTGCCGCACTTCCAGCTGGAGCCAGAGGACGTCTACATTGTGAAGAACAAGGCAGTGAGCCTGGCCTGCCGTGCCACCCCTGCCACCCAGATCTACTTCAAATGCAATGGCGAGTGGGTGCACCAGGGTGACCACATCACGCAGCACAGTACCGACCGCAGCACTG ggctgccGGTGATGGAGGTGCGCATTGAGGTGACCCGCCAGCAAGTGGAGAAGATTTTTGGGCTGGAGGAGTACTGGTGCCAGTGTGTGGCTTGGAGCTCCTCTGGCACCACCAAGAGTCAGAAAGCCTTCGTGCGCATCGCCT aTCTGCGCAAGAATTTTGAGCAGGAGCCAACAGCCAGAGAGGTCTCCATTGAGCAGGGCATTGTGCTGCCATGCCGCCCTCCTGAGGGCATCCCCCCAGCTGAG GTGGAGTGGTTGCGCAATGAGGAGCTGGTGGACCCAGAGCTGGATGCCAACGTCTACGTAACACCAGAGCACAGCCTGGTTCTGAGGCAGGCCCGCCTGGCCGACACTGCCAACTACACCTGCGTGGCCAAAAACATCGTGGCCCGTCGCCgcagcacctctgctgccaTCACCGTCTATG TGAACGGAGGCTGGTCGACATGGACACAGTGGTcaggctgcagcaccagctgTGGACGGGGCTGGCAGAAGCGGAGCCGGACCTGCACCAACCCCACGCCCCTCAACGGGGGAGCTTTCTGTGAGGGCCAAAATGTACAGAAAACTGCCTGCACCACTCTCTGCCCAG TGGATGGTGCCTGGTCAGAGTGGAGCAAGTGGTCGGTGTGTGGAACCGAATGCACCCACTGGCGGAGCCGGGAGTGCTCAGAGCCAGCGCCACGCAATGGGGGCCGGGATTGCCACGGCCCTGAGCTGGACACCCGCAACTGcacctctgagctctgcagccacg CTGCCCCTGGTGCAGATGACGTAGCACTGTACGTGGGGCTGGTGGCTGTGGCCGtgtgcctggtgctgctgctgctggtgggggtGCTGGTGTACTGCCGTAAGAAGGGGGGCCTGGACGCTGATGTGGCTGACTCGTCCATCCTCACTGCTGGCTTCCAGCCTGTCAGTATCAAGCCCAGCAAGGCCG ACAACCCCAGCCTGCTcaccatccagcctgacctcagcaccaccaccatGACCTACCAGGGCTCGCTCTGCCCACGCCAGGATGGCCCTGCCAAGCTCCAGCTGCCAAATGGGCACCTGCTGAGCCCACTGGGTGCCGGGCGGCACACGCTGCACCACAGCTCACCTGCTGCTGAGGGGGCTGACTTCGTGGCCCGGCTCTCCACCCAGAGCTACTTTCGCTCCCTGCCCCGTGGAACCACCAACATGGCCTACGGCACCTTCAACTTCCTGGGGGGGAGGCTCATGATCCCCAACACAG GGATCAGCTTGCTCATTCCACCTGATGCAATCCCACGGGGGAAGATCTATGAGGTCTACCTGACACTGCACaagcaggaggaggtgag GCTGCCCCTGGCTGGCTGTCAGACACTGCTGAGCCCCATCGTCAGCTGTGGCCCTCCTGGGGTCCTCCTCACCCGCCCTGCCATCCTGGCCATGGGTCATTGCGTGGAGGCCAGCGCTGAGAACTGGAGCATCCGGCTGAAGAAGCAGTCGTGCGAGGGCACGTGGGAG gatgtgctgcagctgggcGCCGAGCCGTGCACAGAGCTCTACTACTGCCAGCTGGAAGCTCAGGCTTGCTACATCTTCACGGAGCAGCTGGGGCGCTTCGCCCTGGTGGGGGAATCCCTCAGCATGGCGGCCTCCAAGCGCCTCAAGCTGGTCCTGTTCGCGCCAGCCGCCTGCCCCTCTCTGGAGTACAACATCCGTGTCTACTGCCTCAGTGACACCCAGGATGTCCTCAAG gaggtgatccagctggagaagcagctgggggGGCAGCTGATCGGAGCCCCCCGGGTGCTGCACTTCAAGGACAGCTACCACAACCTGCGCCTCTCCATCCACGACATGCCCAGCTCCCTCTGGAAGAGCAAACTCCTTGCCAGCTATCAG GAGATCCCTTTCTACCACATCTGGAGCGGGCTGCAGCCCTTCCTGCACTGCACCTTCACCCTGGAGCGCCTGAGCCCCAGCACCTGTGAACTGGCCTGCAAGATCTGGGTCTGGCAGGTGGAGGGCGATGGGCAGAGCTTCACTGTCAACTTCAACATTGCCAAG GACACGAGGTTTTCAGACTGGCTGGTTCCTGACAGTGAGGTGGGCGCCCCAGCTCTGGTGGGCCCCAGTGCCTTCAAGATCCCCTTCCTCATCCGCCAGAAGATCATCAGCAGCCTGGACCCCCCAGGCACCCGGGGAGCTGACTGGAGGATGCTGGCCCAGAAGCTCAACCTTGACAG CCATCTCAGCTTCTTCGCCTCCAAGTCCAGCCCCACGGCCATGATCCTCAACCTGTGGGAAGCACGGCACTTCCCCAATGGCAACCTCTCCCAGCTGGCCGCCGCTGTGGCTGAGGTGGGCAAGCAGGACAGTGCCCTCTTTGCCGTCTCCGAGGCTGAGTGCTGA